One Phoenix dactylifera cultivar Barhee BC4 chromosome 8, palm_55x_up_171113_PBpolish2nd_filt_p, whole genome shotgun sequence genomic window carries:
- the LOC103708636 gene encoding uncharacterized protein LOC103708636, which translates to MAFMMGIRLASYAVAGAALIITHETTKGAKEKLRQWVVDKFTSRSSDPAPQPPNPCDAVNEEDDFVNGGTPADIQEPTPSPVNVTENADMADPMAEDDNAVNSVRPAHLEEPTLTNVNVTEKAVEGDPTVEHSQSNQDNAVNVPLSGEFPSHSVAESDRAANGDLTAEPLQRHGAPAPLSLEATGVHRSVDDVDNAVKVGETRAMDTSRQTKSDELAQDAPNPDPPPGRGIRGSFVAAAVNAVKGWARSLFNFLTAKNGGALDPRDRDKMRRILENLGWLAVEQLFLERLFRRYKAGRKVYNILKNNTPTAWCW; encoded by the exons ATGGCTTTTATGATGGGAATTCGGCTGGCTTCCTATGCCGTCGCCGGAGCTGCGCTCATTATCACTCACGAGACTACCAAAGGCGCGAAGGAGAAGCTCCGGCAGTGGGTCGTCGATAAGTTCACCTCCCGGTCATCTGATCCGGCTCCTCAGCCTCCCAATCCCTGCGACGCCGTCAACGAGGAAGACGACTTCGTTAACGGCGGGACGCCAGCAGATATCCAAGAACCCACTCCGTCCCCTGTCAACGTGACGGAGAACGCGGACATGGCCGACCCGATGGCGGAGGACGATAACGCCGTTAACAGCGTGCGGCCCGCACATCTTGAAGAACCGACTCTCACCAACGTTAACGTGACGGAAAAAGCCGTCGAGGGCGATCCGACGGTGGAACACTCCCAATCGAACCAGGATAACGCCGTCAACGTTCCCCTGTCAGGGGAGTTCCCGTCGCACTCGGTTGCCGAGAGCGATCGCGCTGCGAACGGAGATCTGACGGCCGAACCGCTCCAACGGCACGGGGCACCGGCGCCCCTCAGCTTGGAAGCAACCGGCGTCCACCGGAGCGTAGACGACGTCGATAACGCCGTCAAGGTCGGCGAGACACGTGCCATGGATACATCGCGTCAAACGAAATCGGATGAGCTAGCCCAAGATGCACCCAATCCGGATCCGCCTCCGGGCCGGGGGATCCGCGGCTCCTTTGTGGCGGCGGCCGTTAACGCCGTGAAAGGTTGGGCGAGGTCGCTATTCAATTTCCTAACGGCGAAGAACGGCGGCGCATTGGATCCAAGAGATCGGGATAAGATGCGACGGATTTTGGAGAACTTAGGCTGGCTGGCCGTGGAGCAACTGTTCCTCGAGCGGCTGTTCAGGCGCTATAAAG CTGGCCGTAAAGTTTATAATATTTTGAAGAACAACACGCCGACCGCTTGGTGTTGGTGA